In Fusarium fujikuroi IMI 58289 draft genome, chromosome FFUJ_chr02, the genomic stretch agaacaaatcTCTCGGCAGAAGACAACCATGAAGGTTAAGCATGACCCTAAGAAGCTGGTTGAAGAACCTCTCCCAAGCACGAAGGGACTCAGTACAGCTCAAAAGGGCCGGGAGGTTTTGTCGGCTCGCGACACTAACATTCTCGTCCAACAAGATACCTCACAAGCAAGGACCTTGAAGAGACCTGCCACGACAGTTGATCCCATCATTGATGCTTCTCACCCACCTCGCAAGATCAGTAAAACTTCAAGGAGCTTCAGTGTCAGCCAAGCGGGTAGCCCGCTGCCACTTGAAACAAGCCCAGCGCAACTTGTTGGTGGAACGAGTCCAAGTGCTatggaagaagttgaatCTGCGAAAGTGCCCAAGCGCAATCAGCAGATGGAGCCCAGAAGATCCCAACGCCTTCGAAGAACTGCGGAATAGGAATCCCCATATCCTGATGGCAATTACTTACAACAAGAGTACCTCTCTAGTCTGGCTGCTGTAGAGGCCATTCATGACAAGACCAGAATGGGATCGAGACCCAAACCGAACACGAAGGTCAAAACTGAGCCTGTCATCCTACAACCCGAGCCAAGTTCAAGTGACCAAGGCATTCATGCTCAGATACTGGCGTCCCTGCAGGGACAAAAGGAAGCGACTGCCGAAGTGGAACAGGCCATGGAGCATGACAAAGTCCGCGGCAATAGAGAGTCTCCCAGACAGACACGACCGGCCGGGCCGAATGCAGAGATAGGGGAGAAACTCCATGGGCTAGTCGAGGTAAGTCCCTTGCCAAAGGCCAGTTCAATGCTAACATGCTGCCTAGATGATGCTGGACCATCTCCAGGCCAAGGAAGCGACCATCTACCATGGCGCTGATGCCTATCGGAAGAATGGCATCAATTGCGTGGAGAAGATCGAACGACGCTACATGCAGGAGAGGCAGGCGCTCAATGAAACGTGGAAGAAGGATAGTGATAGGTTCCTCCGGGGGACGCGGGCAGCTAAGGCACAGATTGATGAGCGCGGAAAGATACGAGAGAAGGCGATGCAGCAACTGAATGAAACGGCATCAAGGCGCCGTCACTTATTTGAACAAGCGACGACAAGTTTACGAGCACTTCATGGACGATTGATGCAGGGAAATGCTGCAGACTACAAAAATTGAGGTGATTTACCGTACAGATTTTGTAATGATAGAAGATGGGATTTGCTGGAGCTAGGTAATAGGCAAGTCTGACTCAAGTGGTGGCTATGTGATGGCAGTTGGTGGAATGGGGACTGAAAATCAGGGTTCAATAGCGGCAGGGATCAAAAGGTTGATTGATGGGTCAGTTTCATGTTAGTCGAGCGGTAAGGATCCCGAGCCTGGCCAATGTTATGCTTGATGAGGAGTCGCTGGGCATTGATAGTGACTTATTGAGGAGTGATGTCCTCGCTATGATGGTACACATGGTCACGTATTACAGAATCTGGGCAAGATGTGAAGCGATCTTAAGACGATTGAGACGATGTTAAGATGGGGTGTGAAGCAAATCCAAGGATTGAGACTGGTGGTATTCTAGGCATGCTGAATGGACGGATGAATGGGAAGAGAGCCATGCTTCGCTTTTTCGATGAGGCTAGACTCGATACGGGAAGCATCGTAGACTGGCTTCACTGGCGTTTGGATGAGGGTTGGAAGAATACTTGGCGAACAACGGTTAAAGGGAAGCGAGAGGGAGACGAATATCACGATGGGGACTGGATGAAATAACCATGAGACACTTGGAGACAAGTGCTGTTGATCTTGCGTGTCATGATGTGCTGAGCATCACGATATTCGAGATTAGCTGCCTGCCCTATCGAGCTGATACATTACTGCATTCGTGGCTGGTGATGTCGATGCCTGGAGTGTACAGTCCGGGAGGCGTTTCCGGCGCGATAACGAACATGGGgaacgatgacgatggtggtTTTGTTGGGTTGTGGGTGACGTAGTGAGTTTGTGGCGCGGACGGGGTCATTCCCAAGTCCGAGATTTAGATGGTATGCATGATATAAGAGATCCAGACCTGCCGGTGAACAGTACGATTAATGCTGCTGAATACCTATTATCCTATAAACTGATTTACGAATATTAAtcatctttttattattattaatatttaattaattctttgCTTGGACCACTTGCGCTCGGATATCAACTGCACTTTGTTTGTTACAGCTTTGAAACTTGAGTGGCACGACACGACAGGATGGGTTCAGATGATGCGGGGCATATTTCTACACCAGGGTGAGTAAGACGATTGTTTCgttctgttctgttctgttctgtttCGTTTGTCTTTGTTCTGTACCATTCCGTTTATTCAGAGGCCAGTGCCTTTATTCTGTTTCAGTCATGAACAATGGGCACATCCATATCCCCAACCACTCTTTGTCACATCGTCATATGACCACTCTGCATGAGGGAGGCCCAACCTTTCTTCGTCCTAGGTGACGAAAAAGATCAGTCTGATGGCCCCCCTGATACTGCACCAGATTTGCCTAACTCCTTTTGTCACTGGATAATGAGGTCCTGAGTTCTGGCCCGTCTCCATCAGTCAAAGCTGGCTGCCCGCATTACATCTCTTACAAGCAGGGGGGGCCTCCAGGGCATTGGCGCTAAATTGCCAGTGCCGTCGCCTGCCCCGCCTCCACTGCGTCCTGGGCTCGTGGACTGGGCTGAGCCTCCTGTCCAACGCGGCAGCTGCAGACACTGCCCTTCGCTCcagtttttttttccctttctcttttttttctccccaGACCTCAACCATTTTTCTACGTTGCACAAGGGTCAAAACTACCTGAAAAGCCTCGGTATAATACCACAGCCACTAGTTCAAAGGAGCTTTTCTATTGTGTACGGATTCCTCTTATTCAGATTGCCATTATTGACCCCGCTTTCACTGCGTCTTCTGCCTATTGTTCCCGTCAGTCACTTACACTGCCATTTGCTGCAtctgttcttctgcttcagctcAGATTACTTCCATCCGTTctacttcttcatccttaTAACACTCTCATCTTTTACAAACTATTATCTACCAATCCTCAGCGCATTACCGCCCTTTGTGCATCAGTCTTTTTTACCAATCGTTCTCTGACATCATTGCCGTTCTACAGCCGTTTGCACGGTCTCCTTAACTTTCGGAACCGCCGATCACGACGACCAGGCAGCTCAAGCTCGGCTGACACCTCGGACTCAACCTTAACCGCCAATTCCGACTACGAGATCACTCCCGCAGACTCGACATCGTATTCTCCTGAAATCTCACCTCGTTCGTCGACGTCATCTACTTCTacttcatcctcgacatcCAAGCAACACAAGATGCCGTTTCGTCAGAGGATGGCCCGCCACTTTGGCGATTCGGTATGTAACTGTAACCCCGCATCTCCGTGCGTGCCTGTCTAGGTATCGATCCAATGCGCCCATCTTTGAGATGCGCTTTTGGTAGATTTTATCGTGGAATGCGACTTGTCTTGTGGCGTTGACGCTAACATCCTACATAGCTTGCTCCCGAGAAACCCTACCTCAGCTACTATGATGTCCTCTTGACAGCTGAGGATATCAAGGCGCTCAAGCACGACTGGTTAACGGATAACAACATTGCTTTCTGGGAGGAATATCTGGAGCGCGAAACACTTCCCAAGTACCCTCAGGCTCGTATCGTCCTGCTCCGTCCCAGCATGACATTCCTTCTCATGAAGGAGCCCGACCTCCGATCAGTCCAATCCGCCCTTCCCGATTTCTCAAAGGTCACCCATATCTTCCTACCCATCAACGACAATCGTAATGTGAGCGTCGCAGAGGGTGGTAGCCATTGGTCACTTCTCCTTGTCTCGACACTCGATGGTGTCGCCTTCCACTACGACTCCCTAGGTGGTGCCAACTACTCCGAGGCCAACGTTGCGACTCGCAAGCTTGCCAATATCCTCGGGCGGCCTCTTCGATTTATCAACCTCGAGGATTGTCCCCAGCAGGAGAACGGAAGCGACTGCGGTGTCTTTGTCTGTTTGTTGATGCGACACCTCCTCGTCAAGCGCCTTCTCTGTGCTAATGCCCGCGAGAAGGTGTCGATGAGCATGGGTGGTAAGATGGTTGATAGCTATGGTGGTCGCAAAGAGATGATGCGAATTATCGAAAACCTCCGTAAGGAGGGTGAGCGCAGGCGATCGTGAGTGCTCccaatcttctcttctccttttggTCCTTTGCAAAGCGTATCTAATAGTCAAGATAGGAGAAGCGCTAGCCCATTTTCGAACAAGACACCGCCGCGGATCGAATAGAGAACGGACTGCTACGGCTCTTGCGAAGAGTTCGAGGAACTCGTCAGACAAGTCAGGGAAGCTCAGGCGGCAAAGGCGCGTAACGCCTGGCAGCCCCCAAGGTCACCACCTCGGTCACCACGCCGTTCATCTTCCCGTTCTCAAGAGACGAAGAAGTCACCCGTCAATCAAAACGGCAAGGGTTCAATCGCCAAGGCTCTGGCCACCAAACCCAAGGTTTCTTCCCCCACTAGACTCGTTGATCAACCTCCTTGGAGAGGAATGAGGAACCGTGTGCGCACAATCCCgaatccaatccaatcttCCAAGGATTCACCTCCTCTTGGCCCACGAGCATGCAAGTCCGATCGAGTTACCAAAGAGCATAGGATTCAAACAAGTCCTCCAACCCCCGTCAAAGTTCGAGGCAAGCGGTCTTCCAGCGCATAGGCTGTTATGCCTCAAAATGTCATCGAGACCCAATGATGCAAATTGTTCCACCACTGTAATGAAATGAGTTTTACGACGGATGCGTCACGGTCGATCAGTCTTGTTTTTATCGTCTCATTTTGTCCTTCCTATTCACCCTGTGTCTTTTTTatcttggcgttggtggtTAGCGTGGAGCAGTAAGAGGGATGTGGTTATCATGTAACAGAGAAAGATGCCCATACACGCGTTTGTTGTTTTAATGATACTCCCAGATATCAAAGTATGCGAGTTAGCGATGAAGGCGTTTGGTAGGATATGAAAAAAGGCATGTGTGCATGCATTAGCGCAGCTTATGAAGAATAATTGTACCGTTATAAACCTGAGTGTTGCATCTGTTGTGAAGTATAGTGTAGGCCTTCCCAAGGGAGCATGAAGACTTGGAGTTTATGAAGAATACCAcgataaactcatcaaaaagTCCCCGAAGCTCATGTCAATTCAagtaagtctttttgtcatttaggatcaagaatgcaagttttcttgcctgtCCTAGGCCTGTGATCAAAGTATATGATTCCAACTCCATACGCCTGAACagatttctataaagatacATCTGCCCCCCTTTTGCAACGTCACTTATCGACTTGATCTCCATCTTTGGTATCTTGGATCCTCTCCACGTCGACCCCCCTagttcttctcagcaaaAGCTGGATTCTGCTCCATTGTCGAAGAGATATAGCCCCTCAGCGCCGCCCACCGATTCGCAGTTGGCGCCGGCGCAGTCTTTTCCTCCGTCTCAACCTTCTGCACAGCCGCACCATCCTGCTGCGTCAACCTCGCCATACTAACCCCAAACCTCTCCATCTCGCCCTTAACAACcctctcctttctcttcaatgCACCCTTCTTACTTTTCAAGCTTTTATGCCTAACCTTTCCCTGCTCAACCTCCGCACCCTCCTCTAGCTCTGGCAGCGCATCAGCTAAACTCTCCAAGTTGGCTGCTAGTTTCTTCGATGGTCGTCGCCGCTTTGTGGATTTTGAGATACGTGCTGATTGGATGCGGGATACGAAGGAGGAGTGCTTGATGAGTCGCTTGTCGCGCTTGCTGGAGAGGAAGGAGTCGGTTACTGCGGCGTCGTCGCGGAAGACTTTTTGGGGCGCTTGGGGGTGGATTTGGCCTGTTACTCGCTGGTGACGGAGGGTGCGCGCGGAGGGTTTTTTGAGACCTGGGGGTTGAGGAGCCTGGGATTTGTTAGTTGGTTGTTTTTAAGAGTATTAGGGAAAAGGGGATGTGCCATTTTGGGTTGTGGTTGgggtgttggagatggaggattTGGGTGTGGAATTGAAGGTGTAGGTGAAGATACTGGAGAAACATTTTCGGTGAGGGTAGCTCACCGAGGTGGTGGGGCACACCGAGATAAAGCGTGGAGGGGCAGTCAatggctgaggttgaggccaGCTCGGTACAACGACTTGTAGTCAGTGAAAAAGCCATTAAAAATATGACTAGAAACCAGATTTGAGGCCTCTATATGACGATCTTGTTGAATGACTGTCTACAATGACTTATCAATAGAAAATGCTAGTACTGGCCATGCTCTTAACTCATAGTGGGGTTCAACTCAATATCTCCGTTCTAAGCTGATCCTCTCGTGACTTTTTAGCTTCCACacttcttctctcatctcactCACTCTCATGCAATAACAatggaagaagttgataATATTCGAAGAGAAATCGCAAAGCGAGAGGCCGAGCTCGCAGATTTACGCTCCCAACTCGCGGCCGCAGAGTCACAAGCACGTGAATCTCAAGAATCGTGGAAATGGCCACTGGATAACCACGAGTATGAGAGGTACAGTAGACAGATGATTGTTCCAAACTTTGGGCTTCAAGGTTAGTTGACTTTTGAATGCTCAAGAGAAAGGTGTTAAGTGAAGAATAGGTCAACTACGCTTGAGAAAGGCCAAGGTTCTGCTTGTTGGAGCGGGAGGTCTGGGATGTCCTGCTGCAACATACCTCGCTGGTTCGGGCATTGGGACGATCGGTCttgtcgatggtgatgaagttgaggtttCGAATTTACACCGTCAAGTTGCGCATTCGACAGGTCGTGTTGGTATGAGCAAGGTTCAGAGTGCGATCACATATCTCAAAGAGTGAGAGATCCCATTCATCGTTAAGAGTTCTTTGACTAATATGCGAAGTCTGAATCCGACGATAACTTATAACGCGCACAACACACATCTCACACCGCAGAACGCTGAGGATATTGTATCAGGGTATGATTTAGTCCTTGATTGTACTGATCACCCTACATCTCGCTATCTCATTTCAGACATCTGCGTTCTTCTCTCAAAGCCCCTTGTTTCAGCATCTGCATTTCAAACTTCAGGCCAACTAATCGTTCTAAATAATCCTCCTGGAAAAGGCCCCTGTTATCGCTGCGTATTCCCAACTCCCCCACCACCAGATAGCGTGGTTGGATGTGGCGAGGGTGGAATCATTGGCCCTATTGTTGGTACAATGGGCGTCCTGCAAGCTTTGGAGGCCATCAAGTTGATTTCAAGAGGTGACCTTGAGATTCATGGAGAGGCCAAAACACCAATGCTGTTACTTTTCAGTGGCATGTCTGATACCCCTTTCCGATCCGTGAGGATGAGGGGTAGAAGAAAGACTTGTCTGGTTTGTGGTAACGAGAACAGACTGACATtggatgagctgaagaactCAATGGACTATGTTCAGTTCTGCGGTGTCAAGCAGCCTGTTCAGTTACTCCAGCCCGACGAGCGAGTCACAGCGAAGGAGTATGATGAGCTCTCCAAGTCAGAGAACAAGGATATGCTGCTCGTGGATGTCCGAGAGAAGGAACATTTCGATCTCTGCAATATTTCAGGTTCAGTCAACATCCCTATCAGTCGCTTCATGAGCGCTCGTGGAGAAGCAACACCCGAGGGATGGCCAAGCGATTTGCCCCATTCAACCCCCATATACGTTGTTTGCCGAGTCGGCAACGATTCGCAGATTGCCGCGCAGAAACTCAAGGATCTAGGATTAGGGAACGACGGACAGCGATTTATCGGCGATATTCTGGGCGGTATCAAGTCATGGAAAGACACTGTTGATCCATCTGTACCTTTTATATAGACTGACGCAAGAGATGTTGGCTAAAAGAGGAAATGGGGATAGTCGTATTGGATGAGAGATTTTatgatacatacatacaacaTACAATGCCCGTGTTAACCCGAGCACACCAAGGACAGGGCATTCCTGTCCATCAGCTGCGCCATTACAAATAACATTTTGCTCAAGTCAACAGAGACTCATGTGAGatattttttcttttctttcttttcgttTACACAAAGTTGGCAGTCTTCTTTTTGTTGAATGCCTTTTGGTCTTTTAGCCATTGGCGATATCCAGAAACACTAGAAATCTTTTCGCCGTAGAAATCAGGAACTGTTTCGTAGTTAGTAACTTACTTGATCGGCACTTGAAGCTAGCGAGATAAAAAACTTACCAGGGTTGCTGGCGCTCGAGTTGGTGGGGTCAACCCGATGCTTCTTGATGCGCTCAAAGAACTGAGCCTCCTTCTGCGtcatctgcttcttccacTGACGATTCAAGAGGTAAAAGACCTGGTTTCCAACACTAGGGCCGCTCAACCACCCAAGACCCGAGAACGCGAGCGTCATAAGTCCCAGCGTCATAAACGGGTCGAGAGGGATTTGCGAGATGATCGGTTCCGCCAGACCCGTCGAGAGAAAAACGGCGCCCGCAGCGCCGGCGAAGAGTCCATTGGTGATGGAGAACAAGAGCTGGTATCGTCGGCGCGAAACTCgcagcttgaagaagctgttcCAGTCGAGCGGGGGGAGTTCGGTGGACTGCGGCTTATCGGCGTAGGTGCGGGAGAAGGTCTTTGCGACGACGGGGGTGAAGCATTGAGGTCGGAACGGCGATGCTGAGAGACATGATGCTGGACGCAGAGTTGAGAATGAAGCTTTTTGTGATGAGCGCACGAGACCTGTTAGCGGCATTCGCAAGACGGAGGTCTTGAGCGGAGAAGCCATGGTGAATTGATGGTTTGGCCAATTGAGGTTTGGGAAAGAAAAAGTCAATTAGAGGTTTGGAGTGGAGATTGAAGGATGTCGTTGTGCCGTCGGTTATTAGGCGTGACGTGGGGATGCTGAAGCTCGGGCAGAGCTGTGTTCGTGATCTCATGGTGGATGGAAAAAGTTTGGCGCTTGGTTAGGCGCGGCTAAGCGCTGCCGCCATTAAGGCTCCATTAGGAACTGGATAACCCCGACCCCCCTAATAAGGGCTATATAGACTTAGTAGAGctaagattaattatattctctttatttaattttataaataggTATAAGACCAAGTGTATTAACTAGTAATTCAATAAATATTtgaaaagcttttatttaaaataataattcAATAAAAGAAGTTCTAGGTTccctttatttctttatttattatatagcctataggccTTTCCATGCTGTGTTAGGCTTTGTTGACAGTGATTCTAGCTTAGTCATCGAGTAGCAGCTCTTTCTTAGGCCTGATGCCAGCCTTTTACAACACAAGCCGCGTTTTAGAACAGCTCATAAAACAGATTTATTCTTATGAACACGCCGACGACACAATCGAAAATGTCTTCTACTTGATCTGCCTCAGGCCCTTTCGTTACCTATGATTTCTACTCACCCAATCGAATTGGCGACCCGTCCATTAGAATTCTGTTAGAACTGGCGTCGCGGGTCGCGGGACTCGCGTTGGCGCACGAGCGATGGAGTCCCTCCAACAGCAGCTCCAGCCAGACGAGTCGGAAAAACGAAAACCGAAAGAACACAAGAGATCTCGGATAGAAGTACGTCTTCGGTCTAAACCAAGAGATTATGTCCCTGGCAGTGGTCCTCCACTGCAGCCTATTAGCTTGCTACCACCCCAAGACTCGACCGCGTACATATTGGAGCGAATTATCCTTCCCTCGCCGGGTCTTGCGGCAGATGGACTCCCTCTACCGAGACGGATGACATATATTGTGTCATGGACGGACCTACCAGCGGCGCAGATGTTGGTTCCTGCAATGGATATTCTGGAATACGTATCTCCGAGGAAATTGGAAGAATGGGAATTCAAGAATACGGAGGAACagttggaagaagaaacaacggagaaaaagaagacagAAGCTGGACAGGTCACCCAGCCAAAGAGGCGTGGTAGACCACCCAAGCACAGTACGATAGAAACGGCTGTCGTTGCGGTGgtagaagacgatgaggctGTTCCAATGAAGGGGGCCATGACGATCCAGACCCCTACGAAGAACAGATTGAAGGACTTTGAGGGCTTGTCGGATGAGGAGGGTCCGGCGAGACAGTTGCAGTGGGAAATGACTGGTGATTCAGCTGAGACGGATGATCAGGCATTGAAGGAGCATAGAGGGACCGTTGAGGACTCAGAAAGTGCTTTCAGTGGCTCTAAGACGGATCTGGTGCATAGTTCAGCAGTTAAGCCCCAAGTCCCAAAGAAAAGTCACACCAAAGACAAACATTTCGAATCATTCCCATCAACAGGGACCTCAAGTCGGCAAAGCACGCCTCAGATCACGAGGATACGCTCAAAGTCTGAAGGCAAAAAGAAGCTTGGCCGTTCTTCGAAGAAAGCACAACCTTCTAAGGGACTATTGAGTGGAGTTCAAGGCACAGGGTCAGCCTCAGACTGGACTCCCCAAGAGTCACTCACGTACTCTAACTCAGGGGTTGAGACACCAGATCCAGAGTCAGAGACCCAAACAGCACGTCTcatcgaagaagctctctCAGTTCAGAAGAAGCCTCCAAAGTCTAAGTCAAAGCCCAAAAGTAACACCTCCAAGTCTCCAGAGACagttcctcaagaagaccccagccaagaagcagaagaggcagatgaaCCAGGCTGGGAAGTCAAACGGCTTGAAGATATGGAACTATACGATGTTGAAGGTAAGGGTCTAGTACGCTACTTCTTGGTCCGGTGGGAAGGCGACTGGCCGCCTGACCAGAACCCCTCCTGGGAGCCAGAATCCAACCTCCCCAAAGATCTCATCAAAGCGTATCTCCGCAATGGGAAGAGAAAACGCCCAGACAAGCCGGTTACAAAGCCAGTTTCTAAACAACCCTCCGTTACACCGTCGTACGcaccaaagaagaagtctaTGAAACAAACTACGTTGTCATGGGGCATTCCTGCGAAGCATTTCAAGAGCGTCAGCGAGGCTTTCGCAGG encodes the following:
- a CDS encoding probable Presequence translocated-associated motor subunit PAM17, mitochondrial, with amino-acid sequence MASPLKTSVLRMPLTGLVRSSQKASFSTLRPASCLSASPFRPQCFTPVVAKTFSRTYADKPQSTELPPLDWNSFFKLRVSRRRYQLLFSITNGLFAGAAGAVFLSTGLAEPIISQIPLDPFMTLGLMTLAFSGLGWLSGPSVGNQVFYLLNRQWKKQMTQKEAQFFERIKKHRVDPTNSSASNPVPDFYGEKISSVSGYRQWLKDQKAFNKKKTANFV
- a CDS encoding related to molybdenum cofactor biosynthetic protein: MEEVDNIRREIAKREAELADLRSQLAAAESQARESQESWKWPLDNHEYERYSRQMIVPNFGLQGQLRLRKAKVLLVGAGGLGCPAATYLAGSGIGTIGLVDGDEVEVSNLHRQVAHSTGRVGMSKVQSAITYLKDLNPTITYNAHNTHLTPQNAEDIVSGYDLVLDCTDHPTSRYLISDICVLLSKPLVSASAFQTSGQLIVLNNPPGKGPCYRCVFPTPPPPDSVVGCGEGGIIGPIVGTMGVLQALEAIKLISRGDLEIHGEAKTPMLLLFSGMSDTPFRSVRMRGRRKTCLVCGNENRLTLDELKNSMDYVQFCGVKQPVQLLQPDERVTAKEYDELSKSENKDMLLVDVREKEHFDLCNISGSVNIPISRFMSARGEATPEGWPSDLPHSTPIYVVCRVGNDSQIAAQKLKDLGLGNDGQRFIGDILGGIKSWKDTVDPSVPFI
- a CDS encoding related to sentrin-specific protease SENP8 (SUMO-specific protease), with protein sequence MPFRQRMARHFGDSLAPEKPYLSYYDVLLTAEDIKALKHDWLTDNNIAFWEEYLERETLPKYPQARIVLLRPSMTFLLMKEPDLRSVQSALPDFSKVTHIFLPINDNRNVSVAEGGSHWSLLLVSTLDGVAFHYDSLGGANYSEANVATRKLANILGRPLRFINLEDCPQQENGSDCGVFVCLLMRHLLVKRLLCANAREKVSMSMGGKMVDSYGGRKEMMRIIENLRKEGERRRSEAQAAKARNAWQPPRSPPRSPRRSSSRSQETKKSPVNQNGKGSIAKALATKPKVSSPTRLVDQPPWRGMRNRVRTIPNPIQSSKDSPPLGPRACKSDRVTKEHRIQTSPPTPVKVRGKRSSSA